TCCCTTATTGtttccattttttaaaattgaggaAGAATTAAGATGACTAAATTGCTAAATCGAATATAATTTAATTCGAAGGACTCAAGGGAAGCCAAGGTCCTTGCTTGACTCTCTCAAGTCTAAGCTATATATAAGATTAGAAAACTAATTTTACTTTTCGATtacttaactttaaaattttataaaattaaaccatttaaaaatttTCGTTCAAATCACTAGACTGTTAAAATGGTCACTATATAGCTTTCTTTATTCACATTGCTTGCATAATTGTAAACTCTCATTAATATTCTCTTTTACAGTTTAGTTTTTTACAGACCAAATTTCAAGTAGCTTTTTTCTTCTATATCTTAAATTAATTGTCTTCTTCTACTTGCCGAAGAGTATTGATCCACTATACCAATCATCAAATTGTAGCTTGAAGTTCGCTAgctgaacttaaaaaaaaaaaccttaatagctcagtaacttgaataaaaattttcgaatagttGAGTGACGTAAATGAGAAGTTTTGAATAGCTCAATaaccattttaaaaaattttaaatttaagtaaccaaaatgtaaatttactaatagtttagcgACAGTGGGTATAATTTACCCTTCATTCAATTGCGCagacataataaaatttatttaatgtaaTAGGATCCTAAATATGAAATTGTACatatattaaatgttttaataaaaaattcaaatgtaAAACACTATCAATGGATTTAGTAAACTATAAAATACTAATACTAATCGTTATTCAACTCGTTGAAAACTACAGCACAACTTTTGATTTTGAGTTGTTGCGTATTTTACTGCTTTCATGTTGTGGAAGCTTTCAAGGACAACGACACATATCATGCAAACGTTTTAAGTTATTAACACGTCTTCTTTGGATTACACGAACAGATTGGATTTACCAAGCAATATGAAGCTGTAGATTGTAAATATCTTATCAAACACGTTGACTGCAATGGCTGCATGACATGTTCCTATCCGTTTTCCAGGCATTGCATGTGACGATTACATGAAAAAGCAGACTGCTTAACATTGGCCCTTGAAGAGGTATCCAATGCAGTAATGTTATAAACGAAGGAGAACATATACTTGATTTCTACTCGTATATAATTCAAAATTCGTACGAAAACGAAGGAAGATGCACGGGTTCGCCCAGGGGAAAAGTTATTTAACATGACAAATAAGAGCAGCACAGAAAATAAGGATAAGTAAgacatcatctttctttttcttttttttaaagtttgtgaGTATGAACTAGATTTACATGGTGTTTACAAAGAACATAACTACCTATATGTACCTGTTGCCGGAGTGATATTCAGTGCTCAGCACAGCATGATAGAAAAGCTTGTGACATTTTTTGAAGCTCGGAAGGAAACAGCACCGGCATGCCTTTCTTAATACAATAGGGGCAGGCAATGGCGTAACTGCATAACAGCATAGCGATTTTCGTTTTAACTGTTATTTTTTCCTTGTCCATCGCATATATGATACATACACGCTGCAGTGAAAAGAAATAATTTTGACAATTGCAACTCCATGCCTAAGACAATTAGGTCACCACTAATATTTCCGATGAAGGACCTTCATCCAATTCAATATCTCCGCATGCACTAAGAACCGTAGCGAGGATGTAATCATCCACCTCAAAACCTTCTGCTTCCATCCGATACATGAGTTGCAAAGCTTCTCGACATAGCCCGTTTCTTGCATAACCCATGATCATGGCCTTCCACGAAACCAAATTCCTTTCTGGCATGCTGTCAAAAACACGAGAAGCCTCCGCTACAAAACCGCATTTCGCATACATATGGATCAATGCACTGCCCACGAAGACATTAGAAAAGGCAGGAGTTTTATTTGCGAAGGAGTGAATTAACTTCCCTTTTGTAACAGCTCCAAGCTTAGCACATGCTTTCAAAGCTGAAGAATAGGTAAAAGAGTTAGGTTCTACACCCTCCTCCATCATTTCTTTCAAAAAATCAAGAGCCTCAGCCTCATGCCCTACGCTTGCACAGCCAGAAATCATGGCAGTCCACGAGACAACATCCCTCAGCGGCATCTGTTGAAGGACTTTGGAGGCAACATCGTACTCCCCACATTTACAATAGAACCATACTAGAGTGCTTCCTATGTACATATTCCTTTGGATAGATTTTTTTACTATTTGTGCGTGGACTTCCTTGCCCATAAGTAAATCCACAACTGAACCACAAGCCCTAAGTATGCTTACGATGGTCAAGTTATTAGCAATAATATTTCGACTCTTCATTACTCGAAAAAGACTAATGGCATCCTCACCAAGACCCTTCCTAGCATACCCTGCTATAATAGAAGTCCAGGTAACCGTATTTCTACTACTCATCCCGTTAAACACAATCCTAGCATCTACTACCTCCCCGCATTTTGCATACATGTCCACAAGAGAAGACCCTAAGAAAACATCATTTTTGAACATCTTTTTTATTATGGCACCATGTAATTGTCTACCTGGTCTCAATGCCTTTTGCTCTCCACAAGCCTTCAAAACACTGCAAACGGTGAACTCATTAGGCCAAAAACCATCACTTAGCATTCTCGAAAACAACGAGAAAGCCTCCTCCGCATATCCTTGTTGGGAGCAAGCAGTTATCATAGCTGTCCAACAAACCACATCCTTTTCTGCCATCCCATGAAACACTTGAAAAGCCCTTGACAACTCCCCACATTGTGCATAAAAATAAGTAACAGCACTATCCACAATCAAGTTCCTACAATTCGCTTTCAGGAAACACCCATGAATTTGTCTGCCTAACTCAAAATCCGCCCGCCTACtacacaaattcatcaaacaaaCAAGCATCTTCCTGTTCCCTTGAACCCCACATGATATCGAATCCCAAAACAACCTCAAAGCTTCATCATCAAAACCCAATTTGGAGTACCCATTAATCATTGCTGTCCAACTGACGACATTTCTTTCAGCCATATTATCAAACACCTTTCGAGCTTCCACTAGCTTCCCAAATTTTAAATACGAACTTATCAAATTATTCTCAACATAGGTCACTGGGTTCCCTAAACGCTTCAAAACAACCGCATGGACTCTCCTAACTTGTCTGCCATTGCTACAAGATTGAAGCAAAGCTGCCAGCTCATCAGAACCGACATTTCGACTAACCAACGGTCGGGTTCTATCCCTAAAACCAGCATCTGGGTCTTCATGGTAAGTTGAAATACTGGTTAAATCATCGAATTCGGGTAGAAAACATGAATCTTtggaagaaaaacaagaaaattggGGTGGGTTTTTGGTGATTCTTGGTCTGGACTCGTTTTTGGAATTCGAATAATGAAATGATGGACTTTGAATAGTGAAAAAGGAAGGCCATTGAAAGTGCGCCACTTGGGGTGAAATCACCGTTAACGAAAGCATCAGCTATATCTTTGGATTTCTTCAAAACTCCCGGCGGAAAACAGAACCCAGTTTCCCGAAGTTTAAGCTCTTGTTTTTGTTAAATCCCGAGGCTTTCAAAAACTCCATCGGATAAAAGACCATTTTGCCACTAAGCCAGCAAAACGACATCGTCTTGCAGGTTGCAACCTCTGCACAATATCACTTCTTTGCCGGTCGCTAAAACCTTATTCTAGAACCCCCTGCCAAAAACCTTCTTAAATTGGTTCCTGCTATAAACttacaaagttaaaaatttaatctttttctttccatGGAATTGGCTTGTGCAAGTTTTCAAGTTTGTTCTATATTTCCAGTAAGATTAAAATCTTCTAAAGCCACAAAATTTGAATCTTCTTTAGCTTTACTTCCTTCCTGTAAAAGTTCAAATTCACCTGGGATTCGTTGTTTGTCTTCAAAGTTCTTAAGTAAGTTACTCTTTTTTACCTAATAATTTGCAGCTAAAGGTTATTAATTTAGCGTTTTATTCACTGTATTTATCTCTCTTTCCCGCGCTGCCTTCCTGCGTAAATAATGGTTCAACCTGGAATTGAATACGTTAATAATAATTAAGTGCTATAGCTGAAGTATTCTATGATGATTagctttatcttttctttttcttttttttttttttgttttaagttcTTTTCGTTTGAAGTAAGAAAATTGGGAACTTCTTCTAGCATGATTATTTGGGAAAGCATTGTTTGTTAGGAGCTTCTTTGGTGCTTGCAGAGATGCATATATTATTTTTAGGCCATTTGTCTTTAACAGATAGTTCTCATGGGCAGGTTATTCTGCATTGGGTGTTAATCGGGTAAGCGGGCAGCAGCGGTTTTCTCTTGCGGCTGTTGTTGGTGATAAAACTGCGGTGCCAAATAATTGTGATGAAGAGAAGATTTCAGATTCAGATTCTGCCGGTTCCTCGGTAATTAATGATGAGGTGACCGGAGATGGGGAAAATGATGGTGATAAAGGTAATGTTGAGGGGTTGGATAGCGGTAAAATGATCAGAGTGTGTGACAAGTTAATTGAGGTTTTCTTGGTTGACAAGCCTACGCCAACTGATTGGAGAAGATTACTTGCTTTCAGTAAGGAATGGAACAACATCCGACCTCATTTCTTTCAGCGTTGTCAGGAACGAGCTGATGTTGAAGGTGATCCTGGAATGAAGCATAAGCTTCTTCGACTTGGAAGGAAATTGAAAGAGGTATGTTATTTGATTATAATTATAATCTTTTGCAATCAATATCAGTTTTttgtatgagatatttgaatCTGGAGAATTGTCTAGCTGCTCATGATTAATTCTAGATTGATTATAAAGAGAGTACGAACAAGGGAGAGAAATCTACCTGCTTTTATGATGCTGACATGCTGAACAGATCCATGTGCAGTGAAGATTCCTAGGAATCGAATTTCTTATTCTCTTTGGATGGCATGTTAGTCATATGGCTTTAATAGTTGAGGCATGTCTGATGCATACTGTTCTTATTTTCAAGTTCATGCTGATGTCATGGTGATTCTTGTTATACAGATTGATGACGATGTTCAAAGACACAACGAACTTCTTGAAGTGATCAAGGGTTCACCATCTGAGATTAGTGAAATTGTTGCTAGACGTCGTAAAGATTTTACAAAAGAATTCTTTGTGCATATCCATACTGTAGCAGAATCATATTATGACAATCCAACTGAACAAAATGGTAAGGCAGTAtgattgaataatttaattatcaaaaccTTATTGATAATTATTAGTATGAATGTTTAGTATCGTGTGCCAGTTTAAACTATATGCCTAACAAAATAAGCTGTGTGGTGAGTTGCATGGCTTGAGATCAGAACTTTTAGTTCATATACTTGTTAACCATATGCCTTCCCGACCTTATTccttcatttatttgtttatacttGACAGCTCTGTCAAAGCTTGGGAATACTTGCTTGGCTGCTGTACAAGCTTATGATACTGCTGCTGAAAACGTTGAGGCACTTAATGCAGCAGAGTTGAAATTCCAAGATATCATCAATTCACCCTCTCTAGATGTTGCTTGCCGGAAGATTGATAGTTTGGCTGAGAAAAACCAACTTGACTCAGCATTGGTGCTAATGATCACTAAAGCTTGGTCAGCTGCCAAGGAATCTAACATGACGAAAGATGAGGTACTGTTGCTGACTTCAGGGAGGAAAAAGCCCTCCACCTGCTCTATAAATCGTATGATGCGATGGTCAACTAGATGTAGTTCTTGTTTTGTGACTCAGGGTGACTGCACCTAGAAGAACCCTATGATGATATTCTTATAAATTAATGGAATGATTACTAGGTTGGGGATGAAGGGAAAAGGGATTATTCATTTTGGCATTCTAGTAAAGAGCGGAACTAATTTTAGAAGTACAACCATATAGTCATTTGTGGGGAAGCCAACTGATGTGTTCCTTTTGATAAGCATTAAAATTTTCAGTAGGATTGCTAATTTAAGCATCATCAGCCGatggttttagaaaaaaaattaactttacgATAAATTCCTATGTTTTGGAGTGCTGCTGTAAGATGTCTTACCAAGTTATCATCTCAATTGCAGGTAAAAGATATATTGTACCACTTGTATATGACTGCTAGAGGTAATCTACAGAGGCTCCTTCCAAAAGAGATTAGAATTGTGAAGTACCTTCTTACAATTGAGGATCCTGAGGAGCGACTGTGTGCCCTAAACGATGCCTTTTCACCTGGAGAAGAACTTGAAGGGAGCGATATGGACAACCTTTACACGTATGTCTTTTGCTCTGACTTGATTTTTATCAGAATTTAGTACCATCTAGGAATTAGGCTTACAATGCATTGGCTTAATCTTTCAAGTCAATCGTCCAGCCTTCCGGGTCCTGCTTTTTATAGTTTCAGGTGCAAATGATGAGTTAGGTTGGTAGTTATCCCAGGAAAGGATTTGATAGTTACTCTGGTGTCCTGCTATTTGCCTAAACCAAACATCGTTTAAATTTTGTGTCATCCTCTTTTGCGCGTAAGTTTGTTCCTTCATTTAACTCATTGTAATGAAATTTTAGGACTCCGGAGAAGCTTCATACCATGATGAGAGCTGTGGTGGATGCTTATAATTTCAGCCATGAAGGCACTCTCTTAAGGGAAGCTAGAGATTTGATGAATCCGAAGATAATTGAAAAGCTGGAGGAGTTGATAAAGATTGTGGAGAAAAACTTCATGTGACGTGGAGCTAAGTCGTACTTTGAATAGCTTTACGTATATTTCTTGGTCCAgaaatcataatctttaatctCTACCTTGATTGAGAATCTGAATATATATAGGTGTGATAACTCTAAATTTCGGGTTGGTTCATAGCTCAAGCAGTAATACTGCCCGTACCCGAAAGCATCAAAGTAGAGTTACTTCACAACAAAAATTGGCAATAGAAGAAGAATAGTCTTTAGGTGTGAATGTTCAAA
The sequence above is drawn from the Gossypium hirsutum isolate 1008001.06 chromosome A05, Gossypium_hirsutum_v2.1, whole genome shotgun sequence genome and encodes:
- the LOC107957923 gene encoding pentatricopeptide repeat-containing protein At4g18520, chloroplastic, translated to MLSLTVISPQVAHFQWPSFFTIQSPSFHYSNSKNESRPRITKNPPQFSCFSSKDSCFLPEFDDLTSISTYHEDPDAGFRDRTRPLVSRNVGSDELAALLQSCSNGRQVRRVHAVVLKRLGNPVTYVENNLISSYLKFGKLVEARKVFDNMAERNVVSWTAMINGYSKLGFDDEALRLFWDSISCGVQGNRKMLVCLMNLCSRRADFELGRQIHGCFLKANCRNLIVDSAVTYFYAQCGELSRAFQVFHGMAEKDVVCWTAMITACSQQGYAEEAFSLFSRMLSDGFWPNEFTVCSVLKACGEQKALRPGRQLHGAIIKKMFKNDVFLGSSLVDMYAKCGEVVDARIVFNGMSSRNTVTWTSIIAGYARKGLGEDAISLFRVMKSRNIIANNLTIVSILRACGSVVDLLMGKEVHAQIVKKSIQRNMYIGSTLVWFYCKCGEYDVASKVLQQMPLRDVVSWTAMISGCASVGHEAEALDFLKEMMEEGVEPNSFTYSSALKACAKLGAVTKGKLIHSFANKTPAFSNVFVGSALIHMYAKCGFVAEASRVFDSMPERNLVSWKAMIMGYARNGLCREALQLMYRMEAEGFEVDDYILATVLSACGDIELDEGPSSEILVVT
- the LOC107957924 gene encoding uncharacterized protein At4g37920 isoform X1, producing the protein MELACASFQVCSIFPVRLKSSKATKFESSLALLPSCKSSNSPGIRCLSSKFLSYSALGVNRVSGQQRFSLAAVVGDKTAVPNNCDEEKISDSDSAGSSVINDEVTGDGENDGDKGNVEGLDSGKMIRVCDKLIEVFLVDKPTPTDWRRLLAFSKEWNNIRPHFFQRCQERADVEGDPGMKHKLLRLGRKLKEIDDDVQRHNELLEVIKGSPSEISEIVARRRKDFTKEFFVHIHTVAESYYDNPTEQNALSKLGNTCLAAVQAYDTAAENVEALNAAELKFQDIINSPSLDVACRKIDSLAEKNQLDSALVLMITKAWSAAKESNMTKDEVKDILYHLYMTARGNLQRLLPKEIRIVKYLLTIEDPEERLCALNDAFSPGEELEGSDMDNLYTTPEKLHTMMRAVVDAYNFSHEGTLLREARDLMNPKIIEKLEELIKIVEKNFM
- the LOC107957924 gene encoding uncharacterized protein At4g37920 isoform X2; translated protein: MIRVCDKLIEVFLVDKPTPTDWRRLLAFSKEWNNIRPHFFQRCQERADVEGDPGMKHKLLRLGRKLKEIDDDVQRHNELLEVIKGSPSEISEIVARRRKDFTKEFFVHIHTVAESYYDNPTEQNALSKLGNTCLAAVQAYDTAAENVEALNAAELKFQDIINSPSLDVACRKIDSLAEKNQLDSALVLMITKAWSAAKESNMTKDEVKDILYHLYMTARGNLQRLLPKEIRIVKYLLTIEDPEERLCALNDAFSPGEELEGSDMDNLYTTPEKLHTMMRAVVDAYNFSHEGTLLREARDLMNPKIIEKLEELIKIVEKNFM